The DNA window AAGTCCGGCCCGGGGCTGGCGAACACCCGTCCGCCGCGGACCACGGCCACGATGGAGGCGCTGGTCCTGGTGCGCACCCGGGCTTCTCCCATGGGCCGGCCCGCGTACGGGGAGCCCTCCGGGATCGGGAGCTGGACGCTGACCAGGCCCTCCACCTGCTCGTGCAGGGCGTTGAGCCGCTGCACGATGCGCGGGGCGCCGAGCAGTTCGGCGAGGGCGTCGGCTTCCTCGTCGTTCAGCTTGACCGTCTGGCAGGCGCGGTCGGGATCGTCCTTGTCGTAGATCACCAGGTCCCGGCGCCCGGTGCGGTGGGAGACGACTCCCACGCGCTGCCCGGTCCGGGTGGTGAAGTCGTGTCTGAGCCCGATCCCCGGCAGCGCTGTTTGCTCGACCTCCACCTGTCCCACCCGTTCGAATGCGTAAATTTCCGGACAACATTACCAGTGGCACGGTACCTGGCATTTACCGCGTTTTGACACCGTCCACCTGCGACAGCCCTCCGTACACCCGCCGGTGGCAGGAGGCCGGGACGGCATGGAAGGCTTGGGGGACCCGTCCGAACAGCGTGATCGCGTCGCGCGGGGCCGAGCCGACGGAACCGAGGGAAACCGACACGCCCATGCCGACCGCCTCACCCCTGATCCGGC is part of the Nonomuraea coxensis DSM 45129 genome and encodes:
- a CDS encoding cation:proton antiporter regulatory subunit, which translates into the protein MEVEQTALPGIGLRHDFTTRTGQRVGVVSHRTGRRDLVIYDKDDPDRACQTVKLNDEEADALAELLGAPRIVQRLNALHEQVEGLVSVQLPIPEGSPYAGRPMGEARVRTRTSASIVAVVRGGRVFASPGPDFVFGTGDVVVVVGSEDSTAEVADILARG